A genomic segment from Salvia splendens isolate huo1 chromosome 13, SspV2, whole genome shotgun sequence encodes:
- the LOC121762510 gene encoding uncharacterized WD repeat-containing protein C2A9.03-like: MEQFPNHELEYVVDDYYDITDFEDENDSPTIGSSSMDDDSADSDFEDDFEQNNPMTDTSALEVKKGKDIQGIPWERLNFTREEYRESRLKQYKNYESLSLCREDLDKECKKVEKGHNFYDFQFNTRLVKSTIVHFQLRNLLWATSKHDVYLTQNYSVMHWSSMLRKSKEVINVAKPIVPTLNSPGFMAQTLSRVQISTMTVKDNLMVAGGFQGEVMCKYLDQPGVAFCTKVATDENAITNSVDVYHNPSGAIRVITANNDAQVRVLDGGNFSCLNRFTFPWSVNNISASPDGKLLAILGDSPECLLADAQSGKVVSNLKGHLDYSFASAWHPDGNILATGNQDTTCRLWDIRNLSESVQVLKGRMGAIRALRFTSDGRFLAMAEPADFVHVFDTRSDYAAGQEIDLFGEIAGISFSPDGDALFVGVSDRTYGSLLEFNRKSYDSYLSCIF; encoded by the exons ATGGAGCAATTTCCTAACCACGAGCTCGAGTATGTTGTCGATGATTACTACGACATCACTGATTTCGAGGATGAAAACGACTCTCCGACTATTGGAAGTAGTTCCATGGATGATGACTCAGCTGACTCCGATTTTGAGGATGATTTTGAACAG AACAATCCAATGACTGATACATCGGCTTTGGAAGTCAAAAAAGGCAAGGATATCCAAGGAATTCCATGGGAAAGACTCAATTTTACTAGAGAGGAGTATCGTGAATCCCGTTTGAAGCAATACAAGAATTATGAGAGTCTGTCGCTCTGTCGTGAAGATCTTGACAAG GAGTGCAAAAAAGTGGAGAAAGGCCACAACTTTTACGATTTTCAGTTCAACACTAGGCTTGTCAAATCAACGATCGTCCATTTTCAG CTGAGGAACCTACTCTGGGCGACCTCGAAGCACGATGTGTATCTAACGCAAAATTACTCCGTGATGCACTGGTCATCCATGCTCAGGAAGAGCAAAGAAGTCATTAATGTTGCTAAGCCTATTGTACCAACCCTG AACTCCCCTGGATTTATGGCGCAAACTCTTTCGAGAGTTCAAATAAGCACCATGACAGTGAAGGATAACCTAATGGTGGCCGGTGGTTTCCAAGGCGAGGTTATGTGCAAG TATCTGGACCAACCGGGGGTTGCCTTCTGTACTAAAGTAGCCACTGATGAAAATGCCATCACTAACTCTGTTGATGTATATCACAATCCCAGTGGCGCGATAAGGGTTATCACTGCGAACAACGATGCCCAAGTGAGGGTCTTGGATGGTGGAAACTTCTCGTGCCTGAATCGCTTCACGTTTCCCTGGTCTGTCAAT AACATCTCCGCAAGCCCAGATGGGAAGCTGCTCGCTATTCTTGGCGACAGCCCCGAATGTTTACTTGCAGATGCTCAGTCGGGAAAG GTTGTGAGCAACCTGAAGGGGCACCTCGACTACTCGTTTGCCTCCGCCTGGCACCCGGATGGCAACATTCTGGCCACGGGGAACCAAGACACGACGTGCAGATTGTGGGACATAAGGAACCTATCGGAGTCGGTGCAAGTGCTCAAGGGAAGGATGGGTGCCATCAGGGCGCTCCGTTTCACCTCTGATGGCCGCTTCTTGGCCATGGCTGAGCCAGCAGACTTTGTGCACGTGTTTGACACGAGGTCGGACTACGCAGCAGGGCAGGAGATCGATCTGTTTGGTGAGATAGCTGGTATCTCGTTTAGCCCCGATGGGGATGCCTTGTTCGTGGGCGTTTCGGACCGAACATACGGCAGTCTGTTGGAGTTCAACAGGAAAAGTTATGACAGCTACCTTAGCTGCATCTTCTAG